One genomic segment of Streptomyces liangshanensis includes these proteins:
- the hisD gene encoding histidinol dehydrogenase produces the protein MISRIDLRGGALPEGSALRDLLPRAEFDVEAALEKVRPICEDVHHRGTEALIEYAEKFDGVKLTRVRVPAAALADALAGLDPAVRAALEESARRARLVHREQRRAPHTTQVVPGGTVREKWVPVGRVGLYAPGGRSVYPSSVIMNVVPAQEAGVASIALASPPQADFGGLPHPTILAACALLGVDEVYAVGGAQAVAMFAYGTTGPDGCAPADMVTGPGNIWVAAAKRYFTGRIGIDTEAGPTEIAVLADSTADPVHVAADLISQAEHDPLAAAVLVTDSAELADAVEKELEPQVAATKHVEDRVAPALAGKQSAIVLVDSVEDGLRVVDAYGAEHLEIQTADAAAVADRVRNAGAIFVGPYAPVSLGDYCAGSNHVLPTGGCACHSSGLSVQSFLRGIHIVDYTRDALAEVAHHVVTLAEAEDLPAHGAAVKARFGWKVPTA, from the coding sequence CCTGGAGAAGGTGCGGCCCATCTGCGAGGACGTGCACCATCGCGGTACGGAAGCGCTGATCGAGTACGCGGAGAAGTTCGACGGCGTGAAGCTCACCCGGGTCCGGGTGCCCGCGGCGGCCCTGGCCGACGCCCTGGCCGGACTTGACCCGGCCGTACGGGCCGCGCTGGAGGAGTCCGCCCGGCGGGCCAGGCTCGTCCACCGCGAGCAGCGGCGCGCCCCGCACACCACGCAGGTGGTGCCCGGCGGCACGGTCCGCGAGAAGTGGGTCCCGGTCGGGCGCGTGGGGCTCTACGCGCCGGGCGGCCGGTCCGTCTACCCCTCGTCCGTGATCATGAACGTGGTGCCGGCCCAGGAGGCGGGGGTCGCGTCGATCGCGCTCGCCTCGCCGCCGCAGGCCGACTTCGGCGGGCTGCCCCACCCCACGATCCTCGCCGCCTGCGCCCTGCTGGGCGTCGACGAGGTGTACGCGGTGGGCGGCGCGCAGGCCGTGGCGATGTTCGCGTACGGCACCACGGGCCCCGACGGCTGCGCCCCCGCCGACATGGTCACCGGCCCCGGCAACATCTGGGTCGCCGCCGCCAAGCGGTACTTCACCGGCCGGATCGGCATCGACACCGAGGCCGGCCCCACCGAGATCGCGGTCCTCGCGGACTCCACCGCCGACCCCGTGCACGTCGCCGCCGACCTGATCAGCCAGGCCGAGCACGACCCGCTGGCCGCCGCCGTCCTCGTCACCGACTCCGCCGAGCTGGCCGACGCGGTCGAGAAGGAGCTGGAGCCGCAGGTCGCCGCGACCAAGCACGTCGAGGACCGGGTGGCGCCCGCGCTGGCCGGCAAGCAGTCCGCGATCGTCCTGGTCGACTCCGTCGAGGACGGCCTGCGGGTCGTGGACGCGTACGGCGCCGAGCACCTGGAGATCCAGACCGCCGACGCGGCGGCCGTCGCCGACCGGGTCCGCAACGCGGGCGCGATCTTCGTCGGCCCGTACGCGCCGGTCTCCCTCGGCGACTACTGCGCCGGCTCCAACCACGTCCTGCCCACCGGCGGTTGCGCCTGCCACTCCTCCGGGCTCTCCGTCCAGTCCTTCCTGCGCGGCATCCACATCGTGGACTACACCAGGGACGCCCTCGCCGAGGTCGCCCACCACGTCGTGACCCTCGCCGAGGCGGAGGACCTGCCCGCCCACGGCGCGGCCGTCAAAGCAAGGTTCGGCTGGAAGGTGCCCACCGCATGA
- a CDS encoding histidinol-phosphate transaminase, with product MTGTSGPAREPGDLGIDDLPVRDELRGKTPYGAPQLDVPVQLNTNENPYPLPEALVERIAERVREAARGLNRYPDRDAVELRTELAAYLSRTGGHPLTTAHVWAANGSNEVIQQLLQTFGGPGRTAIGFEPSYSMHHLIARGTGTGWLSGPRGEDFTIDVTAAVAAITAHRPDVVFITSPNNPTGTAVDAETVLALYEAAQAARPSLVVVDEAYVEFSHRPSLLPLIEGRPRLVVSRTMSKAFGAAGLRLGYLAAHPAVVDAVQLVRLPYHLSAVTQATALAALEHTDTLLGYVETLKAERDRLVGELRALGYEVTDSDANFVQFGRFEDSHAAWRWILDRGVLVRDNGVPGRLRVTAGTPSENDAFLDAVRELKKEQSA from the coding sequence ATGACCGGCACCTCAGGGCCCGCCCGGGAGCCGGGCGACCTCGGCATCGACGACCTTCCCGTACGGGACGAGCTGCGCGGCAAGACCCCGTACGGCGCGCCCCAGCTCGACGTCCCCGTCCAGCTGAACACCAACGAGAACCCGTACCCGCTGCCCGAGGCGCTCGTCGAGCGGATCGCCGAGCGGGTCCGCGAAGCCGCGCGCGGCCTCAACCGCTACCCCGACCGGGACGCCGTCGAGCTGCGCACCGAACTGGCCGCGTACCTGTCCAGGACCGGCGGCCACCCGCTGACCACCGCCCACGTGTGGGCCGCCAACGGCTCCAACGAGGTCATCCAGCAACTGCTCCAGACCTTCGGCGGCCCCGGCCGCACCGCGATCGGCTTCGAGCCGTCGTACTCGATGCACCACCTCATCGCACGCGGCACCGGCACCGGCTGGCTCTCCGGGCCGCGCGGCGAGGACTTCACGATCGACGTCACGGCCGCCGTCGCGGCGATCACCGCGCACCGCCCCGACGTCGTCTTCATCACCTCCCCCAACAACCCCACGGGCACCGCGGTCGACGCGGAGACCGTCCTCGCGCTGTACGAGGCGGCCCAGGCGGCCAGGCCGTCCCTGGTCGTCGTGGACGAGGCGTACGTCGAGTTCAGCCACCGCCCGTCGCTGCTCCCGCTCATCGAGGGCCGCCCCCGGCTGGTGGTCTCCCGCACGATGTCCAAGGCGTTCGGCGCCGCGGGCCTGCGCCTCGGCTACCTCGCCGCCCACCCCGCCGTGGTCGACGCGGTCCAGCTGGTGCGGCTGCCGTACCACCTCTCGGCCGTGACCCAGGCCACCGCGCTCGCGGCCCTGGAGCACACCGATACGCTGCTCGGGTACGTGGAGACGCTCAAGGCAGAGCGGGACCGGCTGGTCGGCGAGCTGAGGGCCCTCGGCTACGAGGTCACGGACTCGGACGCGAACTTCGTGCAGTTCGGCCGGTTCGAGGACTCCCACGCCGCGTGGCGGTGGATCCTCGACCGGGGTGTCCTGGTCCGCGACAACGGCGTACCGGGACGGCTGCGGGTCACCGCGGGCACCCCGTCCGAGAACGACGCGTTCCTCGACGCGGTACGGGAACTCAAGAAGGAGCAGAGCGCATGA
- the hisB gene encoding imidazoleglycerol-phosphate dehydratase HisB has product MSRIGRVERSTKETSVVVEIDLDGTGTVDVSTGVGFFDHMLDQLGRHGLFDLTVKTEGDLHIDTHHTIEDTALALGAAFKQALGDKVGVYRFGNCTVPLDESLAQVTVDLSGRPYLVHTEPENMAPMIGTYDTTMTRHILESFVAQARIALHVHVPYGRNAHHIVECQFKALARALRYASERDPRAVGILPSTKGAL; this is encoded by the coding sequence ATGAGCCGCATCGGCCGCGTGGAACGCAGTACGAAAGAGACATCGGTCGTCGTGGAGATCGACCTCGACGGCACCGGGACGGTCGACGTCTCGACCGGGGTCGGCTTCTTCGACCACATGCTCGACCAGCTCGGCCGGCACGGCCTGTTCGACCTCACGGTGAAGACCGAGGGCGACCTGCACATCGACACCCACCACACCATCGAGGACACCGCGCTGGCCCTCGGCGCCGCCTTCAAGCAGGCCCTCGGCGACAAGGTCGGCGTCTACCGCTTCGGCAACTGCACGGTCCCGCTGGACGAGTCGCTCGCCCAGGTCACCGTGGACCTCTCCGGCCGGCCGTACCTGGTGCACACCGAGCCCGAGAACATGGCGCCGATGATCGGCACGTACGACACGACGATGACCCGGCACATCCTGGAGTCGTTCGTCGCCCAGGCCAGGATCGCGCTCCACGTCCACGTACCGTACGGGCGCAACGCCCACCACATCGTGGAGTGCCAGTTCAAGGCCCTCGCCCGCGCGCTGCGGTACGCCTCCGAGCGTGACCCCCGCGCCGTGGGAATCCTCCCGTCAACCAAGGGTGCCCTGTGA
- the hisH gene encoding imidazole glycerol phosphate synthase subunit HisH: MTGPTRSTTPAKKVVVFDYGFGNVRSAERALARAGADVEITRDFDRAMNADGLLVPGVGAFSACMRGLKDARGEWIIGRRLSGGRPVLGICVGMQILFERGIEHGVETEGLDEWPGTVEPLDAPVVPHMGWNTVEAPADSQLFAGVGADERFYFVHSYAVRQWGLEVTNPAIRAPRVTWSTHGEPFVAAVENGALWATQFHPEKSGDAGAQLLTNWIGTL; encoded by the coding sequence GTGACCGGACCCACCAGGAGCACCACGCCCGCCAAGAAGGTCGTCGTCTTCGACTACGGCTTCGGCAACGTCCGCTCCGCGGAACGCGCCCTCGCCCGCGCCGGCGCCGACGTCGAGATCACCCGCGACTTCGACCGGGCCATGAACGCCGACGGGCTGCTCGTGCCCGGCGTCGGCGCCTTCTCCGCCTGCATGCGGGGACTCAAGGACGCCCGCGGCGAATGGATCATCGGCCGCAGGCTGTCCGGCGGCCGTCCCGTCCTCGGCATCTGCGTCGGCATGCAGATCCTCTTCGAGCGCGGCATCGAGCACGGCGTCGAGACCGAGGGCCTCGACGAGTGGCCCGGCACGGTCGAGCCGCTCGACGCCCCGGTCGTGCCCCACATGGGGTGGAACACCGTCGAGGCCCCCGCGGACAGCCAGCTGTTCGCGGGCGTCGGCGCCGACGAGCGCTTCTACTTCGTGCACTCGTACGCCGTGCGGCAGTGGGGCCTCGAAGTCACCAACCCCGCCATCCGCGCCCCGCGGGTCACCTGGTCCACCCACGGCGAGCCATTCGTCGCCGCGGTGGAGAACGGTGCACTGTGGGCCACCCAGTTCCACCCCGAGAAGTCCGGCGACGCCGGCGCCCAGCTGCTGACCAACTGGATCGGAACCCTCTGA